The DNA sequence ACCGGCACGGCCGTGGTCGCCGGGCACGTGGACGACGCGGCCGGGCCCGCGGTCTTCTACCACCTCGGCGCACTGCGCCGGGGGGCCCAGATCGAGATCGCCCGCGCGGATGGACGTACGGCCGTGTTCACCGTCCACGCGGTGGAGGTCTACGACGCCAAGGCCTTCCCCGACTCCCGCGTGTACGGGTCGTCGCCGCGCGCCGAGCTCCGCGTCATCACCTGCGGCGGGGGCTTCTCCCCGCGCACCGGCTACCAGGGCAACGTGGTCGTCTTCGCCCACCTGACGGGCACGTACTAAGAGGCCGTCCGGCCGGTGCGGACGACGGCCTGGTCGCCGTGGGGGCCGAACAGGTGCAGGATCTCCACCACCTCGCCTTCGGCGGGGCCGAACCAGTGGGGTTCACCGGTGTCGAACTCGGCGACCTCGCCGGGGCGCAGGGTGAGGCTCCGCTCGCCGATGACGAGGTGGAGCTCGCCGGCGAGCACGTAGAGCCATTCGTATCCGGCGTGGGTCACCAGTTTCGGCTCCCGGTACGCGAGCACCTGCTTGAAGACCTGGACCCGGCCCGGGTACGTCGTCAGGGGGACCAGGACGCTCCCGTCCCGGCGGCGGGGCTTCAGGTGGACGCGCGCGTCACCGGTGGCCGGGGCGGCCACGAGCTGGTCCAGGGCCACGCGGTGGGCCCGTGCGAGCGGGATGAGCAGTTCGAGCGCGGGCCGCCGTTTGCCCGACTCCAGGCGGGAGAGCGTGCTCACGGAGATCCCCGTGGCCTGCGCGAGCGCCTCCAGGGTGAGGCCGCGCTCGCGCCGCAGCGCCCGCAGGCGCGGGCCGATGGCGTCGAGGGTCCGCGCGAGCTCGGCCGGTTCCGGGGGTTCGGGGGTTTCGCCGGCTCCGGGCGTTTCGCTGGATTCGGCTGATGCGGCTGATCCGGCTGATCCGGCTGATCCGGCGTCCCTGTCCATGGGCCCATTTTGCGGTATCGGCAAATTTCATGGGCCGCGGCCACCGCCCGGTCCGAGCATGGGCCGACATCCGAAGCCGGCGGCCGACAGGCCGTCGCGGACCGAAGGCGGACCCATGACCACGACGATCCCGGCAGGGGCGGCAGCAGGGCCCGGGCCCCTCCTCGGCGCGCGCCGCCGGTGGACGGTACTGGCCGTCTGCGCGCTGAGCATGTTCCTCATCGGAGTGGACACCACCATCGTCAACGTGGGTCTGCCCGCGATCGGACGCGGGCTGGAGGTGGGCACCCGCGGTCTGGCATGGGTCGTGGACGCCTACACCCTGGTCCTGGCCAGCCTCCTCATCGCCTCCGGCGCCCTCGCGGACCGCTTCGGACGCCGTCGCGTGTTCCGGTGCGGGCTGGCCGTCTTCGGACTCGCCTCCCTCGCCTGCGCCCTGGCCCCGTCGCTCGGCTTCCTCATCGCGGCGCGGGCCGCCCAGGGGGTCGGGGCCTCGATGCTGAGCCCGGTGGCCCTGGCGATCGTGGTCAACGCGATGCCCGACCCGAGGGAGCGGGCCCGGGCCATCGGCATATGGGCCTCCGTCTTCGGGCTCAGCATGGCCGCGGGCCCGGTCGTCGGCGGAGCCCTCATCGGGGCCTTCGGCTGGCGGTCGGTGTTCTGGATCAACGCCCCGGTGGTCGCCGGCGCGCTCGTCCTGGTCGCGGTGTTCGTGCCGGAGTCCCGCGGTCAGCGCGCCCGGCGGCTGGATCCGCCCGGCCAGCTGCTCCTGACGACGGCCCTGTGCGTGTCGGTCGGCGTCCTCATCGAAGGCCCCCGCATCGGCTGGACCTCCCCCGCGGCCCTGGCCTGCTACGCCGTCGTCGCGGCGGCGGCGACGGCCTTCGTCCGGGTCGAGCTCCGCCGGTCCGAGCCCCTGATCGACCTCGGGCTGTTCCGGCGGCCGCCCTTCGCCTCGGCGGTACTGGGCGCGGTGGCGGTGTTCACCGCGCTGAGCGTGGGCCTGCTGCTGACCACCCTGTACCTGCAGGACGCCCGCGGCTGGACCCCGCTCGAGGCCGGTGCGGCGACCCTGCCCATGGCGCTCGGGGCGACCGTCTGCGCTCCGTGGTCCGGCAGCCTGACGGGGCGCCTCGGGCCGCGGCGTCCGCTGCTCCTCGCGGGCGGCTTCACCGCGGCGGGCGGGCTCTGCATGCTGGACCTGGGCCCGGACACCGCTGTGCCGCTGCTCCTCTCGGCCCAGCTGCTCATCGGCATCGGGTTCGGCTTCGCCAACGCCCCGCTCACGCATACCGCGGTCGGCGGACTGCCGCCGTCCCGCGCGGGTGTGGCCGGGGCCGTCACCTCCACCGCCCGCCAGGTCGGATCGGCGGTCGGCATCGCCGTCGCGGGGGCCCTGGCCGCGGGCGCCGGCCCGGACGGCCTCGCCCGGGCGTCCCGGCCGGGCTGGCTGCTCGTAACGGCCTGCGGACTGTTCCTCTTCGCGGTGGCCCGGGCCTCCGTGGCCCGGTCGGATCCGAAAGGGACGGCCCAGGGCCTGTCGTCACACTCCCGTCGTCGCCCGAGGCAGACGGGAGTGTGACGACAGGGCCTAGGCGGGAAACGCGTACCAGCGGCGGTGGACGTACGGCTCGACGCACAGGACCGCGGCGCCCGCCACGGCTCCCACCAGGAGCGAGGTCCAGCCGCCCCCGGCGACGAGCGCACCGGCGCAGGCGCCGGCCACGACCAGCGGCCGGGCCAGGGTCAGCGGGCCGAGCCCGACGACCATGGCGAGGGTGCTCGCCCGGTACGGCAGCGTGAAGTAGGCGGCGAGCGAGAGCCCGACGGCGAGGGCGTAGGCCCCGAGCGGGACGAGGAAGCCGGTCCCGCCGTCGGCGAGGGCCCCGTACGCCCGGTCGGTGTCCTCGGCGAGCAGCAGGACGGCGCCGGCCGTGAGGGCGGGGGCCAGCAGCAGGACGGAGCCGACCGCCAGCCCGCGCAGGGAGGCGCGCAGGACGGCACGGTGCTTGCGGATCCGGGCGTCCCGGCCGGCGTAGGCGCGGAAGCCGCTGAACGCCGCGTCGACGAGGCCGAGGACGGCGAGCGGCAGGACCGGGTTCATCGCGCGGCCCCGGCCCCGGCCCCTGAGGCGGAGGTGGAGGTGGAGGCTGAGGCGGACCAGGACGCGGCGTCGTGCCTCGGCGGTCCGCCGCGGGTCAGGCCCTCCGCGCCCACGAGCCTGCGGGAGGCCCGGCCGAGGGCCTGGCGCAGCGGGTCCTCCAGGTAGGGGCGGATGCCGAGGACCGGGCGCAGGGTGGTGCAGAAGGGGTTGGACAGGCCCCGGGGCTCGTAGAGCAGCGCCCGGATGCCCGGTACGGTCGCGGCGTGCAGCAGGGTTTCGTCCGAGTGGGCGCGCCGGGCGGAGACGACCCCGTCGTGGCGGCCGAGCGGATGGCGCATCCGGGCGCGGTGGAACATCCAGGCGCCCACGGGTGCCAGCCGGGTGGCGGCGATGTCGAAGTGGCAGAAGGCCAGTGCCTGGGAGTCGGCCTGCTTCTCGAAGAACTCCGCGAGCGCGGGGCCGCGGAAGTGGTGGAGCAGCCCGGTGGAGACGTAGACGGTGGCGACTTCCGGGAGGTCGAAGGCGTTGCCGTGGACGAACCGGCAGTCGAGTCCCTCGGCGCGGGCCAGCCGGTCGGCCTCGGCGACGAGGGCGGCGTCGAGGTCGACGCCGATCAGCTCGACGTTCGGGCCCAGGGCTCCGGTGGACGCCAGCCAGCGGACGAGGTAGCCGAGTCCTGATCCGATGTCGACCAGGCGGAACCGGCCGCGGCGGCCCGCGATCTCGCGGATGGCCTCGAACAGCGGGTCCAGT is a window from the Streptomyces sp. NBC_01244 genome containing:
- a CDS encoding helix-turn-helix domain-containing protein; the protein is MDRDAGSAGSAGSAASAESSETPGAGETPEPPEPAELARTLDAIGPRLRALRRERGLTLEALAQATGISVSTLSRLESGKRRPALELLIPLARAHRVALDQLVAAPATGDARVHLKPRRRDGSVLVPLTTYPGRVQVFKQVLAYREPKLVTHAGYEWLYVLAGELHLVIGERSLTLRPGEVAEFDTGEPHWFGPAEGEVVEILHLFGPHGDQAVVRTGRTAS
- a CDS encoding MFS transporter, translated to MTTTIPAGAAAGPGPLLGARRRWTVLAVCALSMFLIGVDTTIVNVGLPAIGRGLEVGTRGLAWVVDAYTLVLASLLIASGALADRFGRRRVFRCGLAVFGLASLACALAPSLGFLIAARAAQGVGASMLSPVALAIVVNAMPDPRERARAIGIWASVFGLSMAAGPVVGGALIGAFGWRSVFWINAPVVAGALVLVAVFVPESRGQRARRLDPPGQLLLTTALCVSVGVLIEGPRIGWTSPAALACYAVVAAAATAFVRVELRRSEPLIDLGLFRRPPFASAVLGAVAVFTALSVGLLLTTLYLQDARGWTPLEAGAATLPMALGATVCAPWSGSLTGRLGPRRPLLLAGGFTAAGGLCMLDLGPDTAVPLLLSAQLLIGIGFGFANAPLTHTAVGGLPPSRAGVAGAVTSTARQVGSAVGIAVAGALAAGAGPDGLARASRPGWLLVTACGLFLFAVARASVARSDPKGTAQGLSSHSRRRPRQTGV
- a CDS encoding class I SAM-dependent methyltransferase, producing the protein MPHLEISDLITVTDPLSGARLPVRRGDVVRRFDEAGDPRAARIVAGLPAGPDDVLDPLAVDRLMIGVHTELQRLSEELRIGERLVHVLDPLFEAIREIAGRRGRFRLVDIGSGLGYLVRWLASTGALGPNVELIGVDLDAALVAEADRLARAEGLDCRFVHGNAFDLPEVATVYVSTGLLHHFRGPALAEFFEKQADSQALAFCHFDIAATRLAPVGAWMFHRARMRHPLGRHDGVVSARRAHSDETLLHAATVPGIRALLYEPRGLSNPFCTTLRPVLGIRPYLEDPLRQALGRASRRLVGAEGLTRGGPPRHDAASWSASASTSTSASGAGAGAAR